A genomic segment from Castor canadensis chromosome 1, mCasCan1.hap1v2, whole genome shotgun sequence encodes:
- the LOC141423182 gene encoding olfactory receptor 8H1-like gives MWNDTPVPDFILTGLTDSEEIQLVLSVLFLLIYLVTVLGNVGMIMIIHLDVQLHTPMYFFLRHLSFLDLCYSNVITPKTLGNLVTSKKSISFTGCFTQMYFFILFGGAECFLLSSMAYDRYVAICNPLQYPVIMSSRLCSSLLTGTYMIGFVDSSVNMICMSRLHFCKSIVIHHFFCDTSPILALSCEDTFYTEIMAFIFAGSTLMVSLITIYLSYMSIFCTILKIDSTLGKQKAFSTCASHLLGVIIFYSTMIVTYLKPTKSYSLGKDQVASVFYTIVIPMLNPLIYSLRNKEVKNAFNRVMQKRGGSKVLRKQ, from the coding sequence ATGTGGAATGACACGCCTGTGCCTGATTTCATCCTGACGGGTCTGACAGACTCAGAAGAGATCCAGCTGGTGCTCTCTGTGCTCTTTCTCCTGATATACCTGGTCACTGTGCTGGGGAACGTAGGGATGATAATGATCATTCACCTGGATGTACAGCTTCACACTCCTATGTACTTTTTTCTCCGTCACCTGTCATTTCTTGACCTCTGTTACTCAAATGTCATCACGCCTAAAACCTTAGGGAACTTAGTGACTTCCAAGAAGAGCATTTCATTCACAGGCTGCTTCACACAGATGTACTTTTTTATCCTGTTTGGTGGTgctgaatgttttcttctttcatccatggcctatgatcgctatgtAGCCATCTGTAATCCTCTACAGTATCCAGTTATTATGTCCTCAAGGCTGTGCTCTTCCCTCCTCACTGGAACCTATATGATAGGTTTTGTGGATTCCTCGGTCAACATGATTTGCATGAGTAGATTACATTTCTGCAAGTCCATTGTAATAcatcactttttctgtgacaCATCCCCAATTTTAGCCCTGTCCTGTGAGGATACATTTTACACTGAAATTATGGCATTCATTTTTGCAGGTTCTACCTTAATGGTGTCACTTATCACAATATATTTGTCTTATATGTCCATTTTCTGTACTATTTTGAAAATTGATTCCACATTAGGAAAGCAGAAAGCCTTCTCTACGTGTGCATCCCATCTCCTGGGAGTCATTATCTTTTATAGCACCATGATCGTTACATACTTAAAACCAACTAAGTCCTACTCTTTGGGAAAGGATCAAGTGGCTTCTGTTTTTTACACCATTGTGATCCCTATGCTGAATCCCCTTATTTATAGTCTTAGaaacaaagaagtgaaaaatgcTTTCAATAGAGTCATGCAGAAGAGAGGTGGCTCCAAGGTATTAAGAAAACAATAA